The following are encoded together in the Pseudomonas sp. Leaf58 genome:
- a CDS encoding type IV secretory system conjugative DNA transfer family protein, translating into MVHGISKNADLDPALLHREVRPFRYRIKDFFAIAGGAVTAFFGCSAFITPWIGYGAASDFMIFFGLIMLMLSRNNRRAYPLRRPMDPLEIDPTVKLKPEDKGDPKKILKRRMGNGIILIGNDKVSGEAFWVSNDDARTHMLVFGSTGSGKTRFLLGLFYQALLLGSGVMYVDGKGDTTVFGLVFSMVRRLGREDDLLLINYLTGSKSPGAKGDGTRLSNTTNPFAYGPSAQLRSLVVSLMRDGGGDDMWKGRASALLAALLDTLVYLRDSGEINMDVGKLRDYMPLDRVLELTQRRDIPEHGIVQLKKYLLDLPGYNEDDALNGSLSPKCYEQHGYLQMQLTEVLSELSSTYAHIFNAPMGEVDYKDLVYNRRILFVMLPALEKDPDALSGLGKLVVAGVRSALAPALGEKVEGSHEEVMDAKPTNSDVPFLLILDEYGYYSVKGFSVVAAQARSLGIAVIFAGQDFPSFKRGGEDEAKSVTANTNIKVFMKLEDQGDTFQLAVERAGEGETAATAGHEVKGELVSGYADNLQTRIERRKRITIRDLVDQKPGEAHVMFGDLLVRCRLFYAEPNQSPEYRINRMLMVNRPRQETIKQITQARGNIGKVFDSGLPLSKLKNTDLDAGLKALFTGYELARDRNQDPNGSARLAFGLMEYQEQLLDETFVRAIKGDTSPVAPQKARVEPTITERPQPTADQHREERRVEIDKAQDDELQHQVSSGLPFMREAYESDNELKEEAKGIYKSLSELINDTIQEQIDTHEEPLSPKAQAEALPLQQLKAIEMEHGLDEEDAEAEARRGLEIIDERIQYPSEPQPSRLSEEIVSKTLELMLKQIDKNKDA; encoded by the coding sequence ATGGTTCACGGTATTTCCAAGAATGCGGATCTTGATCCGGCGTTGCTACATCGCGAGGTGCGCCCGTTCCGTTATCGGATCAAGGACTTCTTCGCCATCGCAGGTGGTGCAGTCACGGCCTTCTTTGGCTGCTCGGCGTTCATCACCCCCTGGATAGGTTATGGGGCCGCCTCCGACTTCATGATCTTCTTCGGTTTGATTATGCTCATGCTCAGCCGAAACAATCGTCGGGCCTACCCTCTGCGCCGACCGATGGATCCGCTGGAGATCGACCCGACCGTTAAGCTCAAGCCCGAGGACAAAGGGGATCCGAAAAAAATTCTCAAGCGGCGGATGGGCAACGGCATCATCCTGATTGGCAATGACAAGGTCAGTGGCGAGGCGTTTTGGGTCTCCAACGATGATGCCCGTACCCATATGCTGGTGTTCGGATCTACCGGCAGCGGCAAGACCCGGTTCTTGCTGGGGCTGTTCTACCAGGCCCTGTTGCTCGGTTCCGGGGTCATGTACGTCGACGGGAAGGGCGACACGACGGTATTTGGCCTGGTCTTCTCGATGGTCAGGCGCCTGGGTCGTGAAGATGACCTGCTGCTGATCAACTACCTGACAGGCTCAAAATCACCCGGTGCAAAAGGCGACGGGACACGCCTGTCGAACACCACAAACCCCTTCGCCTACGGCCCGTCCGCCCAGTTGCGCTCACTGGTCGTGAGCTTGATGCGTGACGGTGGCGGCGACGACATGTGGAAAGGCCGAGCCAGTGCATTGCTCGCCGCCTTGCTGGACACCCTGGTCTACCTGCGTGATTCCGGTGAGATCAACATGGACGTCGGCAAGTTGCGTGATTACATGCCACTTGATAGGGTTCTTGAACTTACCCAGCGCCGTGATATTCCTGAGCATGGCATTGTGCAGCTCAAGAAATACTTGCTCGACCTGCCCGGCTATAACGAAGACGATGCACTCAATGGCTCGCTGTCGCCAAAGTGCTACGAACAACATGGGTACCTGCAAATGCAGCTAACCGAGGTGCTCTCTGAGTTGTCCTCGACCTATGCGCATATCTTCAACGCCCCCATGGGTGAGGTGGACTACAAGGACTTGGTTTATAACCGCCGAATCCTGTTTGTGATGTTGCCAGCCCTCGAAAAAGACCCGGACGCGCTGTCAGGTCTTGGTAAACTGGTCGTAGCCGGGGTTCGAAGCGCACTGGCGCCAGCACTGGGCGAAAAGGTGGAAGGCTCCCACGAAGAAGTTATGGATGCCAAACCCACCAACTCCGATGTGCCGTTCCTGCTTATTCTCGATGAATATGGGTATTATTCCGTGAAGGGCTTCTCGGTAGTTGCCGCGCAGGCCCGATCGCTGGGTATTGCGGTAATCTTCGCCGGCCAGGACTTCCCGAGCTTTAAACGTGGGGGCGAGGACGAAGCCAAGTCAGTAACAGCCAACACCAACATTAAAGTCTTCATGAAGCTTGAAGACCAGGGCGACACTTTCCAGTTGGCTGTTGAACGTGCGGGCGAAGGTGAAACTGCTGCGACCGCAGGTCATGAAGTCAAGGGTGAATTGGTATCGGGTTACGCCGACAACCTGCAAACCCGCATCGAACGCCGCAAGCGGATCACCATTCGCGACCTGGTCGATCAGAAGCCTGGCGAGGCACATGTCATGTTTGGTGACTTGCTGGTTCGCTGCAGGTTGTTTTACGCCGAACCCAACCAATCACCTGAGTACCGCATCAACCGCATGTTGATGGTGAACCGCCCACGGCAGGAAACCATCAAACAGATCACCCAGGCCCGTGGCAACATTGGCAAGGTCTTCGATTCTGGCCTGCCGCTGAGCAAGCTGAAAAACACCGATCTTGATGCGGGTCTGAAGGCCCTATTCACCGGCTACGAATTAGCCCGTGACCGCAACCAGGATCCCAATGGCAGTGCACGCCTCGCCTTTGGCCTGATGGAATACCAGGAGCAGTTGCTCGACGAAACCTTCGTGAGAGCAATCAAGGGGGATACATCACCAGTCGCTCCACAAAAAGCACGAGTGGAGCCGACCATCACTGAGCGACCCCAGCCAACTGCCGATCAGCACCGCGAAGAGCGCAGGGTGGAGATCGACAAGGCCCAGGATGACGAACTTCAACACCAGGTCAGTTCGGGCCTGCCATTCATGCGGGAAGCCTACGAATCGGACAATGAGCTGAAGGAAGAAGCGAAAGGCATCTATAAATCGCTCTCTGAGCTCATCAACGACACCATTCAAGAGCAGATCGATACCCATGAAGAGCCTCTGTCGCCGAAGGCGCAGGCGGAAGCACTGCCATTGCAGCAGTTGAAAGCGATTGAAATGGAGCATGGCCTGGATGAAGAGGATGCTGAAGCCGAAGCGCGTCGTGGCCTGGAGATCATCGATGAGCGCATTCAATACCCGAGCGAGCCACAGCCCAGTCGCCTCAGCGAAGAAATCGTGAGTAAGACTCTGGAGCTGATGCTCAAGCAAATCGACAAGAACAAGGACGCCTGA